A genomic region of Paralichthys olivaceus isolate ysfri-2021 chromosome 18, ASM2471397v2, whole genome shotgun sequence contains the following coding sequences:
- the skp2 gene encoding S-phase kinase-associated protein 2 isoform X2 produces the protein MSTDRSTDIMPLQDLPCLSLRGSMLSQRTNKRRSRCGVSEGLDAECTPTELIQMCSPRHKLQRLCSKDKENDCGHFVLARRSRRKKESSSGVSWDSLPDELLLRVLVCLPLQDLLRVSTVCRRWHRLVLDESLWHSVDLEGLTHMGAALQQVLNTGVRRLRCPRSFVENLLFSTSSPLQLVQLDLSSSIIPTSALESVVCQCSTLEYLSLEGLRLSDAIINALAMNVNLLQLNLSGCSGFSAAALADMFTSCCRIEQLNISWCEFSSDHVKSVVSNLSSSVTHLNISGYRESLSLDDVKVLVGRCPHIQTLDLSDSTLLMADSFPVLAQLKNLLHLSLSRCYHIHLAALTDLGTTFPLLCLLDVFGLVHDGHLPSLKKELPRVSINSRPFSSIARPTPASRLAGSLTERTMWGSGCRLRLGPQ, from the exons ATGTCCACAGACAGGTCCACAGACAT catgcctctgCAGGACCTGCCCTGCCTCAGTCTTCGGGGCTCCATGTTGTCTCAGAGGACGAACAAGCGCAGGTCCAGATGTGGAGTGAGCGAGGGCCTGGACGCAGAGTGCACCCCCACAGAGCTCATCCAGATGTGCTCACCCCGACACAAGCTCCAGCGGCTCTGCAGCAAAGACAAGGAGAACGACTGTGGACACTTCGTCCTGGCTCGGAGGTCCAGGAGGAAGAAGGAGTCTTCTTCAG GAGTTTCATGGGACAGTTTACCAGACGAGCTGCTTCTCAGGGTCCTCGTCTGCCTCCCTCTGCAGGACCTGCTGCGGGTGTCCACTGTCTGCAGGCGCTGGCACCGCTTAGT GTTGGATGAGTCCCTGTGGCACAGCGTGGACCTGGAGGGGTTGACTCACATGGGAGCGGCTCTGCAGCAGGTTTTGAACACGGGCGTCCGCAGGCTGCGCTGCCCTCGCTCCTTCGTGGAGAacctcctcttctccacctccaG CCCGCTGCAGCTGGTTCAGCTGGACCTGTCCAGTTCCATCATCCCCACCTCAGCTCTGGAGAGCGTCGTCTGTCAGTGCAGCACGTTGGAGTATCTGAGTCTGGAGGGTCTGCGGCTCTCCGACGCCATCATCAA CGCTCTGGCGATGAACgtgaacctgctgcagctcaaccTGAGCGGCTGCTCCGGCTTCTCTGCTGCCGCTCTGGCCGACATGTTCACGTCCTGCTGCAG GATCGAGCAGCTGAACATCTCATGGTGTGAATTCAGCAGCGATCATGTGAAGAGTGTCGTCAGTAATCTGAGCTCCAGTGTCACTCACCTCAACATCAGTGGTTACAGAGAAAGTCTCTCGCTCGACG ATGTGAAGGTGCTGGTCGGGAGATGTCCTCACATTCAAACTTTAGATTTAAG cGACAGCACTCTGCTGATGGCCGACAGCTTCCCTGTACTCGCTCAGCTCAAGAATCTCCTGCATCTGTCCCTGAGTCGCTGCTACCACATTCACCTCGCCGCTCTCAC GGACCTGGGGACGACGTTCCCCCTGCTCTGCCTCCTGGACGTCTTTGGCCTGGTGCACGACGGCCACCTCCCCTCTCTGAAGAAAGAGCTGCCTCGCGTCAGCATCAACTCCCGGCCCTTCTCCAGCATCGCCCGGCCCACGCCCGCCAGCAGGCTGGCCGGCTCCCTCACTGAGCGCACCATGTGGGGCAGCGGGTGTCGGCTGAGGCTCGGGCCGCAGTGA
- the nadk2 gene encoding NAD kinase 2, mitochondrial isoform X1, with protein sequence MPVRMARRSAVSLVRLGGRVVGQLLYGGSARPRHTSAADSASRHGFKPEKVAVVTKTTRYEFEQQRYQYAGLSEEDLRQLLAMKGSSYTGLLERHNIHTNNVEHIVKSLRSEGIDVRVVKRGEYDEEVVRWADAIISAGGDGTMLLVASKVLSKDKPVVGVNTDPERSEGHLCLPVRYTRAFPEALEKLCRGEFRWLWRQRIRVHLEGTGINPTSVDLHEQQLSLEQHSQAHRITTMDGQHKTGTLHESFSKPSLLPIRSLNEIFIGESLSSRGKLKPFKHHVLLLLHRASYYEISVDDGPWEKQKSSGLSICTGTGSKAWSYNINKLAGQAAEELLKIGKSLSGLEIPLSREFIEKVTEEYNESLVFGPDDRRLFYSIREPIVNRVFSNSRQRGFAHKVCVRSRCWDACMVVDGGTSFEFNDGAIATISMSEDDHLRTVVLEN encoded by the exons ATGCCCGTCAGGATGGCTCGTCGCTCGGCGGTGAGCTTGGTGAGACTCGGGGGTCGAGTCGTCGGGCAGCTGCTGTACGGAGGCTCCGCTCGGCCCCGCCACACTTCGGCCGCCGACTCTGCCTCCAGACACGGATTCAAACCGGAGAAGGTGGCGGTGGTGACGAAGACGACCCGGTACGAGTTCGAGCAGCAGCGGTATCAGTACGCGGGACTGTCCGAGGAGGACCTGAGACAGCTG CTTGCGATGAAGGGCTCCAGCTACACTGGTCTTCTGGAGAGACACAACATCCACACCAACAACGTGGAGCACATCGTGAAGAGTCTACg GAGCGAAGGCATCGATGTCCGAGtggtgaagagaggagagtaTGATGAAGAAGTCGTTCGATGGGCCGACGCCATCATCTCTGCTGGAG gTGACGGGACAATGCTGCTTGTTGCCAGTAAAGTTCTGAGCAAAGACAAACCGGTGGTTGGAGTGAACACTGACCCTGAGAG GTCAGAAGGTCACCTGTGTCTGCCTGTTCGTTACACTCGTGCCTTCCCAGAGGCACTGGAGAAACTCTGTCGTGGTGAGTTCAG GTGGCTTTGGCGTCAGAGGATTCGCGTGCACTTGGAAGGCACAGGAATCAATCCCACGTCGGTGGATCTGCACGAGCAGCAGCTGAGCCTGGAGCAGCACAGCCAAGCCCACCGCATCACCACCATGGACGGACAACACA AGACAGGAACGCTGCACGAGAGCTTCTCCAAGCCCAGTCTCCTCCCCATCAGAAGCCTGAATGAAATCTTCATCGGAGAGTCTCTGTCCTCCAG GGGGAAGTTAAAACCCTTCAAACACCATGTGCTCCTCTTGCTTCATAGGGCTTCGTACTATGAGATCTCTGTGGACGACGGCCCGTGGGAAAAGCAGAAGAGCTCAGGACTCAGCATCTGCACAGGAACAGGATCCAAAGCCTG GTCATATAACATCAACAAACTGGCTGGacaggctgcagaggagctTTTAAAGATcg gaaaGTCTCTGTCAGGTCTGGAGATTCCACTGAGTCGAGAATTTATTGAAAAGG TTACCGAGGAATACAACGAGTCGTTGGTGTTCGGGCCGGACGACAGACGCTTGTTCTACAGCATCAGGGAACCGATCGTCAACAGAGTTTTCTCCAACAGTCGACAGAGAGGCTTCGCACACAA GGTGTGTGTCCGCTCTCGGTGTTGGGACGCCTGCATGGTCGTCGATGGTGGGACGTCATTCGAGTTCAACGACGGCGCCATCGCTACAATCAGCATGAGCGAGGACGACCACCTCCGGACGGTGGTTCTAGAAAACTGA
- the skp2 gene encoding S-phase kinase-associated protein 2 isoform X1: MSTDRSTDMSTDSMPLQDLPCLSLRGSMLSQRTNKRRSRCGVSEGLDAECTPTELIQMCSPRHKLQRLCSKDKENDCGHFVLARRSRRKKESSSGVSWDSLPDELLLRVLVCLPLQDLLRVSTVCRRWHRLVLDESLWHSVDLEGLTHMGAALQQVLNTGVRRLRCPRSFVENLLFSTSSPLQLVQLDLSSSIIPTSALESVVCQCSTLEYLSLEGLRLSDAIINALAMNVNLLQLNLSGCSGFSAAALADMFTSCCRIEQLNISWCEFSSDHVKSVVSNLSSSVTHLNISGYRESLSLDDVKVLVGRCPHIQTLDLSDSTLLMADSFPVLAQLKNLLHLSLSRCYHIHLAALTDLGTTFPLLCLLDVFGLVHDGHLPSLKKELPRVSINSRPFSSIARPTPASRLAGSLTERTMWGSGCRLRLGPQ; encoded by the exons ATGTCCACAGACAGGTCCACAGACATGTCCACAGACAG catgcctctgCAGGACCTGCCCTGCCTCAGTCTTCGGGGCTCCATGTTGTCTCAGAGGACGAACAAGCGCAGGTCCAGATGTGGAGTGAGCGAGGGCCTGGACGCAGAGTGCACCCCCACAGAGCTCATCCAGATGTGCTCACCCCGACACAAGCTCCAGCGGCTCTGCAGCAAAGACAAGGAGAACGACTGTGGACACTTCGTCCTGGCTCGGAGGTCCAGGAGGAAGAAGGAGTCTTCTTCAG GAGTTTCATGGGACAGTTTACCAGACGAGCTGCTTCTCAGGGTCCTCGTCTGCCTCCCTCTGCAGGACCTGCTGCGGGTGTCCACTGTCTGCAGGCGCTGGCACCGCTTAGT GTTGGATGAGTCCCTGTGGCACAGCGTGGACCTGGAGGGGTTGACTCACATGGGAGCGGCTCTGCAGCAGGTTTTGAACACGGGCGTCCGCAGGCTGCGCTGCCCTCGCTCCTTCGTGGAGAacctcctcttctccacctccaG CCCGCTGCAGCTGGTTCAGCTGGACCTGTCCAGTTCCATCATCCCCACCTCAGCTCTGGAGAGCGTCGTCTGTCAGTGCAGCACGTTGGAGTATCTGAGTCTGGAGGGTCTGCGGCTCTCCGACGCCATCATCAA CGCTCTGGCGATGAACgtgaacctgctgcagctcaaccTGAGCGGCTGCTCCGGCTTCTCTGCTGCCGCTCTGGCCGACATGTTCACGTCCTGCTGCAG GATCGAGCAGCTGAACATCTCATGGTGTGAATTCAGCAGCGATCATGTGAAGAGTGTCGTCAGTAATCTGAGCTCCAGTGTCACTCACCTCAACATCAGTGGTTACAGAGAAAGTCTCTCGCTCGACG ATGTGAAGGTGCTGGTCGGGAGATGTCCTCACATTCAAACTTTAGATTTAAG cGACAGCACTCTGCTGATGGCCGACAGCTTCCCTGTACTCGCTCAGCTCAAGAATCTCCTGCATCTGTCCCTGAGTCGCTGCTACCACATTCACCTCGCCGCTCTCAC GGACCTGGGGACGACGTTCCCCCTGCTCTGCCTCCTGGACGTCTTTGGCCTGGTGCACGACGGCCACCTCCCCTCTCTGAAGAAAGAGCTGCCTCGCGTCAGCATCAACTCCCGGCCCTTCTCCAGCATCGCCCGGCCCACGCCCGCCAGCAGGCTGGCCGGCTCCCTCACTGAGCGCACCATGTGGGGCAGCGGGTGTCGGCTGAGGCTCGGGCCGCAGTGA
- the nadk2 gene encoding NAD kinase 2, mitochondrial isoform X2 has translation MPVRMARRSAVSLVRLGGRVVGQLLYGGSARPRHTSAADSASRHGFKPEKVAVVTKTTRYEFEQQRYQYAGLSEEDLRQLLAMKGSSYTGLLERHNIHTNNVEHIVKSLRSEGIDVRVVKRGEYDEEVVRWADAIISAGGDGTMLLVASKVLSKDKPVVGVNTDPERSEGHLCLPVRYTRAFPEALEKLCRGEFRWLWRQRIRVHLEGTGINPTSVDLHEQQLSLEQHSQAHRITTMDGQHKTGTLHESFSKPSLLPIRSLNEIFIGESLSSRASYYEISVDDGPWEKQKSSGLSICTGTGSKAWSYNINKLAGQAAEELLKIGKSLSGLEIPLSREFIEKVTEEYNESLVFGPDDRRLFYSIREPIVNRVFSNSRQRGFAHKVCVRSRCWDACMVVDGGTSFEFNDGAIATISMSEDDHLRTVVLEN, from the exons ATGCCCGTCAGGATGGCTCGTCGCTCGGCGGTGAGCTTGGTGAGACTCGGGGGTCGAGTCGTCGGGCAGCTGCTGTACGGAGGCTCCGCTCGGCCCCGCCACACTTCGGCCGCCGACTCTGCCTCCAGACACGGATTCAAACCGGAGAAGGTGGCGGTGGTGACGAAGACGACCCGGTACGAGTTCGAGCAGCAGCGGTATCAGTACGCGGGACTGTCCGAGGAGGACCTGAGACAGCTG CTTGCGATGAAGGGCTCCAGCTACACTGGTCTTCTGGAGAGACACAACATCCACACCAACAACGTGGAGCACATCGTGAAGAGTCTACg GAGCGAAGGCATCGATGTCCGAGtggtgaagagaggagagtaTGATGAAGAAGTCGTTCGATGGGCCGACGCCATCATCTCTGCTGGAG gTGACGGGACAATGCTGCTTGTTGCCAGTAAAGTTCTGAGCAAAGACAAACCGGTGGTTGGAGTGAACACTGACCCTGAGAG GTCAGAAGGTCACCTGTGTCTGCCTGTTCGTTACACTCGTGCCTTCCCAGAGGCACTGGAGAAACTCTGTCGTGGTGAGTTCAG GTGGCTTTGGCGTCAGAGGATTCGCGTGCACTTGGAAGGCACAGGAATCAATCCCACGTCGGTGGATCTGCACGAGCAGCAGCTGAGCCTGGAGCAGCACAGCCAAGCCCACCGCATCACCACCATGGACGGACAACACA AGACAGGAACGCTGCACGAGAGCTTCTCCAAGCCCAGTCTCCTCCCCATCAGAAGCCTGAATGAAATCTTCATCGGAGAGTCTCTGTCCTCCAG GGCTTCGTACTATGAGATCTCTGTGGACGACGGCCCGTGGGAAAAGCAGAAGAGCTCAGGACTCAGCATCTGCACAGGAACAGGATCCAAAGCCTG GTCATATAACATCAACAAACTGGCTGGacaggctgcagaggagctTTTAAAGATcg gaaaGTCTCTGTCAGGTCTGGAGATTCCACTGAGTCGAGAATTTATTGAAAAGG TTACCGAGGAATACAACGAGTCGTTGGTGTTCGGGCCGGACGACAGACGCTTGTTCTACAGCATCAGGGAACCGATCGTCAACAGAGTTTTCTCCAACAGTCGACAGAGAGGCTTCGCACACAA GGTGTGTGTCCGCTCTCGGTGTTGGGACGCCTGCATGGTCGTCGATGGTGGGACGTCATTCGAGTTCAACGACGGCGCCATCGCTACAATCAGCATGAGCGAGGACGACCACCTCCGGACGGTGGTTCTAGAAAACTGA